A single genomic interval of Anser cygnoides isolate HZ-2024a breed goose chromosome 7, Taihu_goose_T2T_genome, whole genome shotgun sequence harbors:
- the DYDC1 gene encoding DPY30 domain-containing protein 1, which produces MESQYLKRCLGSCLKKGLAEVVEHRPADPIEYLAHWIYNYKRILDEEKKRMLERIELKKEREAALEELEMLRKMKEEEMMIQQKLEEQHQRELEEEQAKLELQNEEDKMQLQQKDQEGSEKTIAELTDRPGAPNLTTVEELDESGQFETATDVMAESEQENSQPI; this is translated from the exons ATGGAGTCTCAATATCTGAAGAGATGCCTGGGAAGTTGCCTGAAAAAGGGACTGGCAGAGGTTGTAGAGCATCGGCCAGCAGACCCAATAGAGTATCTGGCACATTGGATTTATAATTACAAGAGAATcttagatgaagaaaaaaag AGAATGTTGGAGAGGATTGAGCTGAAAAAAGAACGGGAGGCAGCCCTGGAAGAACttgaaatgttaagaaaaatgaaggaggaAGAGATGATGATTCAGCAGAAACTCGAAGAACAACATCAg AGGGAGTTGGAAGAAGAACAGGCGAAGCTGGAGCTGCAGAATGAAGAAGACAAGATGCAGTTGCAGCAGAAGGATCAAGAG GGAAGTGAAAAGACGATTGCTGAACTTACAGATAGACCTGGAGCACCTAATTTGACCACAGTTGAGGAGCTAGACGAGAGTGGACAGTTTGAG ACTGCAACAGATGTCATGGCAGaatcagaacaagaaaattCCCAACCGATCTGA
- the EXOSC3 gene encoding exosome complex component RRP40 has protein sequence MAQGGKMAAGSGKMAAEARVGQVVLPGDVLLLPARPEHDAEQLPLDSGAAPRGRLLCGPGLRRCAAGLLVTKCGLLRHRQPGGGGGATAGGAYWVDSQQKRYVPVKGDQVIGIVTARAGDVFRLDVGGSEQASLSYLAFEGATKRNRPNVQVGDLIYGQFLVANKDMEPEMVCIDSSGRASGMGVIGEDGFLFKVSLGLIRKLLAPKCEIIQELSQLYPFELVLGMNGRIWVKAKTVQQTLIIVNILEACEYMTSEQRKQALAKLSGN, from the exons ATGGCGCAGGGcggcaagatggcggcgggcagcggcaAGATGGCGGCGGAGGCTCGCGTGGGGCAGGTGGTGCTGCCGGGCgacgtgctgctgctgcccgcccgccccgaGCACGACGCCGAGCAGCTGCCGCTGGACtccggggcggccccgcggggccggctgCTGTGCGGGCCCGGCCTGCGGCGCTGCGCGGCCGGGCTGCTGGTGACCAAGTGCGGGCTGCTGCGGCACCGCcagccgggcggcggcggcggggcgacGGCCGGAGGCGCCTACTGGGTGGACTCGCAGCAGAAGCGG TACGTGCCGGTGAAGGGCGACCAGGTGATCGGCATCGTGACCGCCAGGGCGGGGGACGTCTTCAGGCTGGACGTCGGCGGGAGCGAGCAGGCCTCGCTGTCCTACCTGGCCTTCGAGGGAGCGACCAAAAGGAACCGGCCCAACGTGCAG GTGGGAGACCTTATTTATGGTCAGTTCCTTGTAGCAAATAAAGACATGGAACCAGAGATGGTCTGTATAGACAGCAGTGGAAGAGCAAGTGGCATGGGAGTAATTGGAGAAGATGGATTCCTCTTTAAAGTTTCCTTAGGTCTGATAAGAAA GCTCTTGGCTCCcaaatgtgaaataattcaGGAGTTGTCACAGTTGTACCCATTTGAGCTGGTGCTGGGAATGAATGGAAGAATATGGGtaaaagcaaaaacagttcAACAGACTTTAATTatagtaaatattttagaagcCTGTGAGTATATGACTtcagagcagagaaaacaagCGCTTGCCAAACTATCAGGAAATTGA